A genome region from Candidatus Methylomirabilota bacterium includes the following:
- the aroF gene encoding 3-deoxy-7-phosphoheptulonate synthase, translating into MIIILKSGIGDAEIDDVCRRVTEMGYAPHIIRGEFKTIVAAVGEERGRPDLRLLEAVETVESVMPVQQPFKLASREVRQEPTEVRVNGVVIGGKAVVVMAGPCSVESEAQMVEVADRVKESGAKILRGGAFKPRTSPYAFQGLKEQGLKYLAEARKRTGLPVVTEVLETESVDLVAEYADILQIGARNIQNFTLLRRVGEMGKPVLLKRGMATSIQEFLLSAEYILAAGNPNVILCERGIRTFETSTRFTLDLNAVPVLKKLSHLPVFVDPSHGTGHWDLVAPMAKGAVACGADGLIIEVHPKPEEALSDGPQSLKPAKFAQLMRELRPVAEAVGRSL; encoded by the coding sequence ATGATCATCATCCTGAAGTCGGGTATCGGAGACGCGGAGATCGACGACGTCTGCCGCCGCGTGACCGAGATGGGCTACGCGCCGCACATCATTCGCGGCGAGTTCAAGACCATTGTCGCGGCGGTCGGAGAAGAGCGGGGGCGGCCCGATCTCCGCCTGCTCGAGGCGGTCGAGACGGTCGAGTCGGTTATGCCCGTCCAGCAGCCCTTCAAGCTCGCGAGCCGTGAAGTCCGGCAGGAGCCCACCGAGGTGCGCGTCAACGGCGTGGTCATCGGCGGCAAGGCCGTTGTCGTCATGGCGGGGCCCTGCTCGGTCGAGTCGGAGGCGCAGATGGTCGAGGTCGCCGACCGCGTCAAGGAGTCGGGCGCGAAGATCCTCCGCGGCGGCGCGTTCAAGCCGCGGACCTCGCCGTATGCGTTCCAGGGGCTCAAGGAACAGGGGCTCAAGTACCTGGCCGAGGCGCGCAAGCGCACGGGACTGCCCGTCGTGACGGAAGTGCTCGAGACCGAGAGCGTGGATCTCGTCGCTGAGTACGCCGACATACTGCAGATCGGCGCACGCAACATCCAGAACTTCACGCTGCTGCGGCGGGTAGGCGAGATGGGCAAGCCGGTGCTGCTCAAGCGCGGCATGGCGACCAGCATCCAGGAGTTCCTGCTCTCGGCCGAGTACATTCTGGCCGCGGGCAACCCGAACGTCATCCTCTGCGAGCGCGGCATCCGCACGTTCGAGACCTCGACGCGTTTCACGCTCGATCTGAACGCGGTGCCGGTGCTGAAGAAGCTCTCCCACCTGCCGGTCTTCGTGGATCCGTCGCATGGTACCGGCCACTGGGACCTCGTGGCGCCCATGGCCAAGGGGGCGGTCGCCTGCGGCGCCGACGGGCTCATCATCGAGGTGCATCCGAAGCCCGAGGAGGCGCTCTCCGACGGGCCGCAGTCGCTCAAGCCCGCGAAGTTCGCCCAGCTCATGCGCGAGCTTCGTCCCGTCGCTGAAGCGGTCGGCCGGAGCTTGTAG
- a CDS encoding energy transducer TonB gives MRGVWEWCLKYLPEDRTNRYLVVTVIVSVLFHILIGVGLIVGGDIEQRKIMAKRGEALLVDMAPDKPKESAPLGDPSRPAVPNIPEPPRRAAPPAPPAPKAAPTPPAPAAPPAPAAPRVAEAPKAAPKAPPAAPKSADPGPAPKAAPPTPAPDQGQSAKAAPQPPAAQPQPPVQPPAPAADPRVASAPPQPPPAAAMFRRGGGGGLKGGRGGIEGEAIPLDTPEPKFQDYFNQIRERIKSKWIYPYEASSRGIEGELQIEFGIAKSGELQFIERRRSSGVEILDDYAMRAVQLASPFPPVPDAISKGGLPINGSFRYHILGSGLINNYLR, from the coding sequence ATGCGTGGCGTGTGGGAGTGGTGCCTGAAATACCTGCCTGAGGACCGGACCAACCGGTATCTCGTCGTCACGGTCATCGTGTCGGTGCTCTTCCACATCCTCATCGGCGTGGGGCTGATCGTGGGCGGCGACATCGAGCAGCGGAAGATCATGGCCAAGCGCGGCGAGGCGCTCCTCGTGGACATGGCTCCCGACAAGCCGAAAGAGTCGGCCCCGCTCGGCGATCCTTCGCGCCCGGCGGTCCCCAACATACCTGAGCCGCCACGCCGGGCCGCGCCTCCGGCGCCCCCGGCTCCCAAGGCCGCGCCGACGCCACCGGCGCCCGCGGCTCCGCCGGCGCCCGCGGCTCCCAGAGTCGCGGAAGCTCCCAAGGCCGCGCCCAAGGCGCCGCCCGCGGCGCCCAAGTCCGCCGATCCCGGCCCAGCGCCCAAGGCGGCTCCGCCGACCCCAGCTCCCGACCAAGGTCAGAGTGCGAAAGCTGCGCCACAACCGCCCGCGGCGCAGCCTCAGCCGCCGGTGCAGCCTCCCGCGCCGGCCGCCGATCCGCGCGTCGCCTCGGCGCCGCCACAGCCTCCGCCCGCGGCGGCGATGTTCCGTCGGGGAGGGGGAGGAGGGCTCAAGGGCGGCCGAGGAGGCATCGAGGGCGAGGCGATCCCGCTCGACACGCCCGAGCCGAAGTTCCAAGACTACTTCAACCAGATCCGCGAACGGATCAAGAGTAAGTGGATCTACCCGTACGAGGCTTCCAGCCGCGGTATCGAGGGCGAGCTGCAGATCGAGTTCGGCATCGCGAAGAGCGGGGAGCTCCAGTTCATCGAGAGGCGCCGCTCCTCGGGCGTCGAGATCCTCGACGACTATGCCATGCGCGCCGTCCAGCTGGCCTCGCCCTTCCCGCCCGTGCCGGACGCGATCTCCAAGGGCGGCCTGCCCATCAACGGGAGCTTCCGCTACCATATCCTCGGCTCCGGCCTCATCAACAACTACCTGCGTTGA
- the thrS gene encoding threonine--tRNA ligase: MIKSEEDRHLKLAGETDCAPEPLPTLRHSTAHLMAQAVTQIFPEVKVAIGPAIQDGFYYDFAKPAPFTPEDLERIEAGMRELAKQDLPFSREEMARDKAIRFFEERGEPFKVEILRGIDAPTVSFYRQGDFVDLCRGPHVASTGAIRFFKLLSSSGAYWRGSEKNPMLQRIYGTAWLTKEELDQYLWRLEEAKKRDHRKLGRELDLFEFHDISPGAPFWLPGGMVLVRELEKFARESLDARGYQEISTPMLVNKKLWEQSGHWDYYQDNMFKVEVEDETFSLKPMNCPESTYVYRRTVRSYRDLPIRYSEMGRCHRNERSGTLTGLIRVRQFTQDDAHIYCRPDQLQAEITDLLDLVREWYGTFGLRPSYRLSTRPADKLGTEQQWDLAEDGLHEALRANGLAYDQDKGGGAFYGPKIDIDVEDTLARQWQLATIQVDLTMLPERMGCEYIDTDGQPKRPVVIHRVIFGSYERFIAILTEHFAGAFPTWLAPVQARVLPVSEKHAEYGKAVHARLRAAGLRAHLDDRNEKLGYRIREAQVHKVPYTLVVGEREAQQDTASLRPRGSDQSAVLPVNEILAALAAEIGSRSATLTVGRSG; the protein is encoded by the coding sequence ATGATCAAGTCCGAAGAGGATCGGCACCTCAAGCTCGCTGGGGAGACGGACTGCGCCCCGGAGCCGCTGCCGACTCTCCGCCACTCGACGGCGCATCTGATGGCCCAGGCCGTCACGCAGATCTTCCCCGAGGTCAAGGTCGCCATCGGTCCGGCCATCCAGGACGGCTTCTACTACGATTTCGCGAAGCCCGCGCCCTTCACGCCCGAGGACCTCGAGCGCATCGAAGCCGGGATGCGGGAGCTGGCGAAGCAGGACCTGCCCTTCAGCCGCGAGGAGATGGCGCGCGACAAGGCGATCCGCTTCTTCGAGGAGCGCGGCGAGCCCTTCAAGGTCGAGATCCTGCGCGGCATCGACGCGCCCACGGTCTCGTTCTACCGCCAGGGCGACTTCGTGGACCTCTGCCGCGGGCCGCACGTGGCCTCGACCGGGGCGATCCGGTTCTTCAAGCTCCTCTCGTCTTCGGGCGCCTACTGGCGCGGGAGCGAGAAGAACCCGATGCTCCAGCGGATCTACGGCACCGCGTGGCTGACCAAGGAAGAACTGGACCAATACCTGTGGCGGCTCGAAGAGGCCAAGAAGCGCGACCACCGCAAGCTCGGACGTGAGCTCGACCTCTTCGAGTTCCACGACATCTCGCCAGGCGCCCCCTTCTGGCTGCCGGGCGGGATGGTCCTGGTCCGGGAGCTGGAGAAGTTCGCCCGCGAGTCCCTGGATGCCCGAGGCTACCAGGAGATCTCGACGCCCATGCTCGTGAACAAGAAGCTGTGGGAGCAATCGGGACACTGGGACTACTACCAGGACAACATGTTCAAGGTCGAGGTCGAGGACGAGACCTTCAGCCTGAAGCCGATGAACTGTCCCGAGTCGACGTACGTGTATCGGCGGACGGTGCGGTCGTACCGCGATCTGCCGATCCGCTATTCCGAGATGGGCCGCTGCCACCGCAACGAGCGCTCCGGCACGCTCACCGGCCTGATCCGCGTGCGGCAGTTCACCCAGGACGACGCGCACATTTATTGCCGCCCGGACCAGCTCCAGGCGGAGATCACGGACCTGCTGGACCTCGTGCGCGAGTGGTACGGGACCTTCGGCCTCCGGCCGTCGTACCGTCTCTCGACGCGTCCGGCCGACAAGCTCGGCACGGAGCAGCAGTGGGACCTGGCGGAGGACGGCCTCCACGAGGCGCTGCGCGCGAACGGTCTCGCCTACGACCAGGACAAGGGCGGCGGGGCCTTCTACGGGCCGAAGATCGATATCGACGTCGAGGACACGCTGGCCCGGCAGTGGCAGCTCGCCACGATCCAGGTCGATCTGACGATGCTGCCCGAGCGCATGGGGTGCGAGTACATCGACACCGACGGCCAGCCCAAGCGGCCGGTCGTGATCCACCGCGTCATCTTCGGCTCCTACGAGCGCTTCATCGCCATCCTGACCGAGCATTTCGCCGGCGCGTTCCCGACGTGGCTCGCGCCCGTGCAGGCCCGCGTCCTGCCCGTGAGCGAGAAGCACGCCGAGTACGGCAAGGCCGTGCACGCGCGGCTGCGCGCAGCCGGGCTCCGTGCCCACCTCGACGACCGCAACGAGAAGCTCGGCTACCGCATCCGCGAGGCGCAGGTGCACAAGGTGCCGTACACGCTGGTGGTCGGTGAACGCGAGGCGCAGCAGGACACGGCGAGCCTGCGCCCCCGCGGCAGCGACCAGTCGGCCGTCCTGCCCGTGAACGAAATCCTTGCCGCGTTGGCCGCCGAGATCGGCAGCCGTTCCGCCACCCTCACCGTGGGCCGCTCAGGTTGA
- the infC gene encoding translation initiation factor IF-3 — MRINEGIRVREVRVVSADGEQLGVLPIAQALELARQGEMDLVEVAAEAAPPVCRIMDFGKYKYMQARRQKDARKKQTTIQVKEVKLGPKTDTHDFDFKAKHVRRFLEEGNKAKVTVRFKGREMAHTELGWKMLNKMTEIMADMAIIESHPRMEGRMLSMILSPKPH; from the coding sequence ATCCGCATCAACGAGGGCATTCGCGTTCGGGAGGTCCGCGTGGTCAGCGCGGACGGCGAGCAGCTGGGGGTCCTGCCCATCGCGCAGGCGCTGGAGCTGGCGCGGCAGGGGGAGATGGATCTCGTCGAGGTGGCGGCCGAGGCGGCGCCCCCCGTGTGCCGGATCATGGACTTCGGGAAGTACAAGTACATGCAGGCGCGCCGCCAGAAGGACGCGCGGAAGAAGCAGACGACGATCCAGGTGAAGGAGGTCAAGCTCGGGCCCAAGACGGACACTCACGATTTCGATTTCAAGGCGAAGCACGTGAGACGCTTCCTTGAAGAAGGCAACAAGGCCAAGGTGACCGTGCGCTTCAAGGGACGCGAGATGGCCCACACGGAGCTCGGGTGGAAGATGCTGAACAAGATGACGGAGATCATGGCCGACATGGCGATCATCGAGAGCCACCCTCGGATGGAAGGGCGCATGCTCTCCATGATCCTGTCGCCGAAGCCACATTAA
- the rpmI gene encoding 50S ribosomal protein L35, with protein MKTKRAAAKRLRVTASGKLMGRSGWKRHLLEAKSPKRRRKLRGPRLIAKADVPRLKRLVPYL; from the coding sequence ATGAAGACGAAGCGGGCCGCGGCCAAGCGCCTCAGGGTGACGGCGAGCGGCAAGCTCATGGGCAGGAGCGGTTGGAAGCGGCACCTCTTGGAAGCCAAGAGCCCCAAGCGGCGGCGCAAGCTCCGCGGGCCGAGGTTGATCGCTAAAGCGGACGTGCCGAGACTCAAGCGGCTGGTACCGTACCTATAA
- the rplT gene encoding 50S ribosomal protein L20, whose protein sequence is MPRAKGGSKTRQRRKKVLKKAKGYFGGRRKLYRTAAETVLRAGAFAYKGRKQKKRRARALWIIRVNAACRQLGLSYSVFMAGLKKAGITLDRKILAELAVSDPPAFAKLASIVAAQRG, encoded by the coding sequence ATGCCACGGGCAAAGGGCGGGTCCAAGACCCGCCAGCGCAGGAAGAAGGTGCTCAAGAAGGCCAAGGGTTATTTCGGCGGGCGCCGCAAGCTCTACCGCACGGCCGCCGAGACGGTGCTCCGCGCCGGGGCCTTCGCCTACAAGGGCCGCAAGCAGAAGAAGCGCCGCGCGCGCGCGCTCTGGATCATCCGCGTCAATGCCGCGTGCCGGCAGCTGGGTCTCTCCTACTCGGTCTTCATGGCCGGGCTCAAGAAGGCCGGCATCACGCTTGACCGCAAGATCCTGGCCGAGCTCGCCGTCTCGGATCCGCCCGCCTTCGCGAAGCTCGCGTCGATCGTCGCCGCCCAGCGGGGCTGA
- the pheS gene encoding phenylalanine--tRNA ligase subunit alpha, producing the protein MAGDPRVQEILDRALADIAGARSTSALEQLRVRVLGRSGELTALLRGLGQIAAAERPRVGQEANRAKEQIEEALAARLEALKPEEYRQSLASRRVDLTLPGRATRPGAVHPIIRVQDEIIGIFEGLGFSVAEGPEVESDYYNFAALNFPDDHPARDMQDTFHLSADTLLRTHTSPVQIRTMKAQPPPVRVICPGKTYRRDADNTHSPMFHQVEGLAVDANISMGDLKGTLELFAREMFGPGAAIRFRPSFFPFTEPSAEVDVRCFACAGAGCRVCSQSGWLEILGSGMVHPNVLRNVGYDSEQVTGWAFGMGVERVAMLKYGIDDIRLFFENDMRFLEQFTP; encoded by the coding sequence GTGGCAGGGGACCCGCGGGTCCAGGAAATCCTCGACCGGGCCCTGGCGGACATCGCCGGGGCCCGATCCACGTCCGCCCTCGAGCAGCTGCGCGTGCGCGTGCTCGGGCGCTCGGGCGAGCTGACCGCGCTCCTGCGCGGGCTCGGCCAGATCGCCGCCGCCGAGCGCCCGCGGGTCGGCCAGGAGGCCAACCGCGCCAAGGAGCAGATCGAGGAGGCGCTCGCCGCCAGGCTCGAGGCGCTCAAGCCCGAGGAGTACCGCCAGTCGCTCGCCTCCCGGCGCGTGGACCTGACGCTGCCGGGGCGCGCCACCCGGCCCGGCGCCGTCCACCCGATCATCCGCGTCCAGGACGAGATCATCGGGATCTTCGAAGGGCTCGGGTTCTCCGTGGCCGAGGGGCCCGAGGTCGAGAGCGACTACTACAACTTCGCGGCGCTCAACTTCCCCGACGACCACCCCGCGCGCGACATGCAGGACACCTTTCACCTGTCGGCGGACACGCTGCTCCGCACGCACACCTCGCCGGTGCAGATCCGGACCATGAAGGCGCAGCCGCCCCCGGTGCGCGTCATCTGCCCGGGCAAAACGTACCGCCGTGACGCCGACAACACGCATTCCCCGATGTTCCACCAGGTGGAGGGCCTGGCGGTGGACGCCAATATCTCGATGGGCGACCTCAAGGGCACGCTCGAGCTCTTCGCCCGCGAGATGTTCGGCCCGGGCGCCGCGATCCGCTTCCGCCCATCCTTCTTCCCGTTCACGGAGCCCTCGGCGGAGGTGGACGTCCGCTGCTTCGCCTGCGCGGGCGCCGGCTGCCGGGTCTGCTCGCAGTCGGGCTGGCTCGAGATCCTGGGCTCGGGCATGGTGCATCCCAACGTGCTGCGCAATGTCGGCTATGACAGCGAGCAGGTGACGGGCTGGGCCTTCGGCATGGGCGTCGAGCGGGTGGCCATGCTGAAGTACGGGATCGACGACATCCGCCTCTTCTTCGAGAACGACATGCGCTTCTTGGAACAGTTCACCCCGTGA